The Flavobacterium sp. 102 genomic interval AGGCCTTTAAGGATTTTTTCACGCAAATCGTCTTCCAATTCGGGAAGAATTTCAGCGGTGATTTCACTGTCCAGGATTTTAAAAATATAAGTGGCTTCGGCAGTTTCCAGTTCCTCAAAAATCTCTGCGATATCGGCATGGTGCATGTCATTCAACAATACTTCCAATTCTCGGTCGTTCTTGTCGTGAATGAGTTGCTCGATTTGCGCTAAGAGTTCTTTGCTGATTTTAAACTGCATTGGCTTCTATTTTTTGAGTGAGTTCTATGAACTGTTCTACAGTCAATTGTTCCGGACGGAGGTCAAAGATAGTGTCTTCTTTTAAATTATCCGAAAGGTTAAACGATTTTAGACTGTTTCGAAGTGTTTTTCGGCGTTGTTGAAAACCGGTTTTGACAACGCTAAAGAATAATTTTTCGTTGCAAGGCAAATGGAAATCCGTTTTTCGGCGCAAGCGTAAAACACCTGATTTTACTTTGGGTGGCGGATTAAAAACGTGTTCGTGAACGGTAAACAAATATTCGGCTTCATAAAAAGCTTGAACCAGTACAGACAGAATTCCGTAGACTTTGCTGCCTTTTTTGGAACAAATTCTTTCGGCGACTTCTTTTTGGAACATACCCGAAAACTCGGGAACTTGTTCGCGCAATTCCAAACATTTGAAAACAATTTGGGACGAAATGTTATAAGGGAAGTTTCCGGTGATGGCAAAAGGTTTGCCTTCAAAAACTTCGTTAATGTTATATTTTAAAAAGTCTTTGGAAATGATTTTCCCTTCCAATTTTGGATAATGCGCATTCAAATAGGCTACCGATTCGGTATCAATTTCAATCACATAAGTCGTGGTCGGTCTTTCCAAAAGATATTTGGTCAAAACACCCATACCCGGCCCGATTTCCAATACGTTGTCATAGCCTTCCAGATTCAGCGTGTCGGCTATGTCTTTGGCTATGCTTTCGTCGGTTAAGAAATGTTGTCCGAGGTGTTTTTTGGCTTTTACTTGGTTCATTTAGATTATTAGATTATTAGATTGTTAGATTGTTAGACTTTTTTTTAAGAAGTCTAAGCTAGTCTAAGAAGTCTAAGTTAGTCTGTTAATGCTCGCTTATCAATTCCAATTCCGTTCTAAAAGCCAACATTTTGTCGCCAAAAAGCCTATGTCCTTCTTCGCGTAATCTTGGTGCATCTTCATCATAATATTTTTGCAGGGTTTCTTTGCTGTCGGTAGTGTATTGTATGGAATAAGTCGTGCCGCCCATTTCTTCTTCAATTAAGACTTTTACCATTCGTGCCGAAGAAAATTTTCCGGTAGCCAAAACATCTTTGATGTGTTTTTCCTGCATCCATCGCATCCATTGGTCGTGAACGCTTTCGTGTATGTTAATGGTAACGTTATATAAAATCATGATTGTTTAAAATTTATAAATTGGAATTAAATGGAGACTGAACACTGAACACTGACCACTATAAATTAGTGTCTCCGCGAAGTTTTCGGTATTTATTCCGCGAGTCGACAAAGAAAATACTGTCTTCGTGTTTGAAGATGATTTCTTCATAAAGTGGTTTGGCTTTTTCGACATCACTCAAATTGGTATTGTAAATCTCCGCCGAATAGTAAAGCGCTTCATCTATGTAAATGCATTCTTTGTGATGGGTTACAATGGCATTATAGTTTTCCAAAGCTTTGGTGAAATCGCCCATTTTTTCGTAGGTTTTACCAATGCGTAATAAAGTCACCGGTTCGATTTCTTCGCCTTTGTGTTCTTTTAAAATCAGTTGGAATTGCGCCAAAGATTCCGCTTTTTTATTTTGGTACAACAAAAAATCAGCGCGGGCAAATTTCTTTAATGCTATTTGAGTCGAATCTTCTACGGTATTGTCGCTGATGAGTAAGAACAAATCTAAAGCATCATTGGCAATCAATTGTGAAGCAGCCGATTTGAGCACTTTTAATTGGTGTGTTGCCCATTCAAAATCGCCTTTAAAATAACTGGTTTTGGCAGTTTTTAATTGCGCTTCCTGCCCGGTAATATCACCGCCCATGTCTTCGCCTACCTGAGAATAATAAATCAACGCCTGGTTGTATTTTTCTTCCAGTAAAAGAATATCGGCCAATTGCATTTTGATGGCTGCGGTTTGGTAGCGGTTCAATGGCATTTCCATGGCATTTTTCAAAATTGCTTTCGCTTTTTCGGGATTGTTGAGGTGAAAAGCCGTGAAATCTGCTTCCAATTCCAATAAGGATAAAGTATACGGACTTACGCCAAATTCTTTGATCAATTGATCCAATTCGGCAGTAATGGCGACATAATCTTTATCGGTGGCATGATCAATTTTCATCTCCATCAAATAAGAATGTGCCTGAATCAACAGTTCTAAATCGTTGGTGTTTTCTAAAACAAAAGTCAAAATTTCTTTGGCTGAATCTTGGTCGTTATCTTCAATGGCCATTTCGCCCAAATTGACGATATTTCCAAAAGATTCGGGGTTTCTTTTGTAAATGGCTTTTTGCTGGATAAAGGCTTTTCCATATTCTTTCTGTTGCACAAAATACCAACTTAAGAAATCATTCCAAAACACATCTTGTGTTTTTTGTGTTCTGATGAGCAAGGCTTTTTTCAAAGAATTGTTGAAATTTTCATCACCATCTTCCGTCATAAAACGCGATAATTGGTTTTGGATAATCGGCAAGTTTTGCGGATTTAGATTGGCTTCCATTAAATAAGTTTCAATCATCAAATCGGTTTCGCCTTTTTGTCCGTAAAGCATCGCCATCTGGAAGTTGAAACTCAATCTAGGGTCGATTTCCAAAGCGGTTTTATAAGCCAAAAGCGCATAATCAAACAAAGCTTTTCTTTCGAATGTGTAAGCCAATCCATAAGCTTCGTTGGCATTTTTTTTGATTCTGTCAATTGCCTGATTGTACTGTTTGTTGGCTTTCTCTTGGTTTTTTTGCAACTGAAAATTAAAACCCAATTCGATTAAAAGACTACTCTGTTTGTATTTGTCGAGCCTTTCTTGTATGGCTTTTTCAGCTTTGTCAAATTGTTGCAGTTGTTGGTAACACTCAATTACTTTTTGGAAATAATTGGAGTTGCCTTGTTGTGCTTTCAGCAGTTCTTCATAGCTCACTAAGGCTTTTTCAAATTCACCTCGGTCAAAATAATTATTGGCCAATTGCTCGTTTTGAGCCGAAGCCCAAAGCGAAAGGAATAAGAATAAGATAGAGAGAATTTTTTTCATTTGTAAATTCTATTGTTTTTCAAAGGTCAAATGTAATTCGCATAAATGGTGTTTCATTTGGAATCAAATTTTCGGAATGCTCATTTCATGTTTCAAATTAAACGAACAATGTACTAAAGTAACACTTTTTGTGCTCCGTTAGTACATTGTTTGCTAAAGATTAACTATTTAGTTAATGATATCAAAACCAGTGTAAGGACGTAAAACTTCCGGAATTACAATACCTTCCGGTGTTTGGTAATTCTCTATGATTCCGGCTAAAACTCTAGGCAAAGCCAATGAACTTCCATTTAGGGTGTGTGCCAATTGGGTTTTTCCGTCTTTTCCTTTGAAACGCAATTTCAAACGATTGGCTTGGAAAGTTTCAAAATTAGATACCGAAGAGATTTCTAGCCATCGGTCTTGCGCTGTTGAAAATACTTCAAAGTCATAAGTCAATGCTGAAGCAAAACTCATATCGCCCCCGCAAAGGCGAAGAATTCTATAGGGTAATTTCAATTCCTGAAGAATTCCTTTTACGTGTTCTACCATACCGTCTAAGGCTTGGTAAGAGTTATCAGGATGTTCAACACGAACGATTTCTACTTTGTCAAATTGGTGCAAACGGTTCAAACCACGAACGTGCGCGCCATAAGAACCGGCTTCGCGACGGAAACACGGTGTATAACCTGTGCACAAAACCGGCAATTCACTTTCCTGCAAAATCACATCGCGGAACAAATTCGTTACCGGAACTTCAGCAGTTGGAATTAAGTACAAATCGTCAATGCCAACGTGGTACATTTGTCCTTCTTTGTCCGGCAATTGTCCGGTTCCGTAACCTGAAGCTTCGTTGACCAAATGCGGTACTTGAAACTCTTGGTAACCGGCTTCGGTATTTTTATCAAGGAAATAGGAAATCAAAGCGCGTTGCAATTTAGCACCTTTTCCTTTGTAGACAGGAAATCCGGCACCGGTGATTTTTACGCCTAATTCGAAATCGATGATGTCATATTTTTTAACCAATTCCCAGTGAGGTTGCGCACCTTCATGTAAAACAGGAATATCGCCTTCTTGAAAAACGTTTAGGTTTTCTTCCGGTGTTTTGCCTTCCGGAACGATATCGGCAGGAAGATTCGGTAATAAATACATTTTTTGCGTCAATTCGGTAGCGAAGGCATCTAATTTCTCAGACAATTCTTTACTGCTTTCTTTGAGTTGACTCGTTTTTTGTTTTAGGATTTCGGCTTTGGCTTTTTCTCCGTTTTTCATCATTTCACCAATAGCAGAAGATAATTTATTGGCTTCTGCCAAAGTATTGTCAAGAGCCACTTGTGTGCTTCTTCTGTTTTCGTCTAATTGGATTACTTCTGTTACAATGGCTTTAGCATCCATGTGCTTTTTGGCCAAAGCGGTAATCACTTTCTCTTTATTTTCTCTGATGTAACTAATTTGTAACATGTCATTTTCTTTATTGCGCTCGCAAATTTAATGAAATGTTTGATAAATCCTTTCTGATGCTGAAAAACTTGCCTTTTGTAACCAAATTATAATCAAAGTGATAGGTTTAATTTATCATTTCTTTGACAGTTGTCTACCTTAATAATTGCTATATTCGCAAAAAAATCAATTGCCTACTATGAAAAAGTGCTACTTTTTAGTATTTTATCTTACAATATCTTTTGTTTTTGCCCAAGAAGGTATTTTAGAGACTAACAGAATTGCCGAATCGGAAATGAAATCTGCTTCACAGCTCATGAATTTTCAGGTCAATCCCAATACCACAAACTACGATGTTACTTACAGCAAGCTTGAATTTACAGTAAATCCTGCTGTTTATTTTATAACCGGAAAAGTAACCACGACTTTCAAGGCGTTGAGCGATATGACAACGGTTACTTTTGATTTAACAGATCAATTGACGGTTAGTTCCGTAAAACAAGGCGCTACCGATTTGTCTTTTGAGCAAAACACCGACGATGAGTTGGTGATTACTTTGCCAAGCACTTTAATTACAGGGAATTTTGCCACTGTGGAAATCAATTATTCCGGTGCTCCGGCTAGTGGTGAGCAAGCTTTTACGAGAAGTACTCATAATGGCGCTTCGATTATTTGGACATTGTCGGAGCCATTTGGAGCGAGAGATTGGTGGCCTTGTAAACAAGATTTGAATGATAAGATTGACAGCATTGATGTGTATATCACGGCACCATCGCAATATGTTAGTGTGGCTAATGGTGTTGAACCGGAAGCGCCGGTAACCAATGGTGCAAATAAAACCACTCATTTTCACCACAGCTATCCTATACCGGCTTATTTAGTAGCAATAGCGGTCACTAATTACCAAGTTTATACACAAACCGCCGGAATAGAGCCTAATACTTTTCCGATTGTAAATTATATTTATCCTGAGAGTTATGCGGCGGCGGTTGTTTCTTTAGCCCAAACGCCTGTGATTATGGATTTGTTTGAGAATTTGTTTGAAACCTATCCTTTTAGTGCCGAAAAGTATGGTCATGCCCAATGTGGTTTTGGGGGCGGAATGGAACATACGACTGTTTCCTTTATGGGAAATTTCAGTCGGGGTTTGATTGCTCACGAATTGGCACACCAATGGTTTGGCGATAAAATTACTTGTGGAACTTGGAAAGACATTTGGTTGAATGAAGGATTTGCAACTTATTTATCGGCGCTCACCATTGAGAATTTAGACGGATTGGATGCTTTTATCATACAAAAATCGGGGATGATTGATTTTATTACTTCGAGTCCGGCCGGAAATGTGTATTTAACTGATGTGCAAGCAACTAATGTCAGCAGAATTTTTAGTAGCCGATTGAGTTACAACAAAGGCGCGATGGTTTTAGAAATGTTGCGTTTTAAAATGGGGGATACCGCTTTTTTTCAAGCGATAAGAAATTATTTAGCCGATCCTAATTTGGCTTATAAATACGCAGTAACTACAGATTTAAAAGCGCATTTGGAAACAGTTTACGGACAAGATTTAACCGAGTTCTTTGAGGATTGGATTTACAATCAAGGATATCCAATTTATACCATTACGGCTCAAAATTGGGGCGAAGGTCAAGCCAAATTTGTAATCAACCAAACACAATCAGATCCTTCGGTGACTTATTTTGAAATGCCGGTTCCGGTTAGAGTGTATGGTGCTTTGGGAGAACAAGCCGATTTGGTTTTGAACAACACTTTTGATGGTGAAGAGATTATTGCTAATGTTCCTTTTGCCATAACCGGTGTTGAATTTGATCCTGAAAAACATATTATTTCTAAAAACAATACTGCCTCACTTGGGAATGAGGTTTTTGACCTAGCCAATGCTATAGTGCTGTATCCGAATCCGAGTGCTGAGGTTTTGCACATTCAAATGCCAACTTCACTTGTTTTGGAAAAAGCGGTTATTTACAACAGTCTTGGGCAAAAAGTATCGGAAAGTAATACTTTGGATTTCTCTGTGAGCAACTTGTCT includes:
- the rsmA gene encoding 16S rRNA (adenine(1518)-N(6)/adenine(1519)-N(6))-dimethyltransferase RsmA — translated: MNQVKAKKHLGQHFLTDESIAKDIADTLNLEGYDNVLEIGPGMGVLTKYLLERPTTTYVIEIDTESVAYLNAHYPKLEGKIISKDFLKYNINEVFEGKPFAITGNFPYNISSQIVFKCLELREQVPEFSGMFQKEVAERICSKKGSKVYGILSVLVQAFYEAEYLFTVHEHVFNPPPKVKSGVLRLRRKTDFHLPCNEKLFFSVVKTGFQQRRKTLRNSLKSFNLSDNLKEDTIFDLRPEQLTVEQFIELTQKIEANAV
- a CDS encoding M1 family aminopeptidase → MKKCYFLVFYLTISFVFAQEGILETNRIAESEMKSASQLMNFQVNPNTTNYDVTYSKLEFTVNPAVYFITGKVTTTFKALSDMTTVTFDLTDQLTVSSVKQGATDLSFEQNTDDELVITLPSTLITGNFATVEINYSGAPASGEQAFTRSTHNGASIIWTLSEPFGARDWWPCKQDLNDKIDSIDVYITAPSQYVSVANGVEPEAPVTNGANKTTHFHHSYPIPAYLVAIAVTNYQVYTQTAGIEPNTFPIVNYIYPESYAAAVVSLAQTPVIMDLFENLFETYPFSAEKYGHAQCGFGGGMEHTTVSFMGNFSRGLIAHELAHQWFGDKITCGTWKDIWLNEGFATYLSALTIENLDGLDAFIIQKSGMIDFITSSPAGNVYLTDVQATNVSRIFSSRLSYNKGAMVLEMLRFKMGDTAFFQAIRNYLADPNLAYKYAVTTDLKAHLETVYGQDLTEFFEDWIYNQGYPIYTITAQNWGEGQAKFVINQTQSDPSVTYFEMPVPVRVYGALGEQADLVLNNTFDGEEIIANVPFAITGVEFDPEKHIISKNNTASLGNEVFDLANAIVLYPNPSAEVLHIQMPTSLVLEKAVIYNSLGQKVSESNTLDFSVSNLSSGVHYLQIQTMEGTYHKKFIKK
- a CDS encoding tetratricopeptide repeat protein, coding for MKKILSILFLFLSLWASAQNEQLANNYFDRGEFEKALVSYEELLKAQQGNSNYFQKVIECYQQLQQFDKAEKAIQERLDKYKQSSLLIELGFNFQLQKNQEKANKQYNQAIDRIKKNANEAYGLAYTFERKALFDYALLAYKTALEIDPRLSFNFQMAMLYGQKGETDLMIETYLMEANLNPQNLPIIQNQLSRFMTEDGDENFNNSLKKALLIRTQKTQDVFWNDFLSWYFVQQKEYGKAFIQQKAIYKRNPESFGNIVNLGEMAIEDNDQDSAKEILTFVLENTNDLELLIQAHSYLMEMKIDHATDKDYVAITAELDQLIKEFGVSPYTLSLLELEADFTAFHLNNPEKAKAILKNAMEMPLNRYQTAAIKMQLADILLLEEKYNQALIYYSQVGEDMGGDITGQEAQLKTAKTSYFKGDFEWATHQLKVLKSAASQLIANDALDLFLLISDNTVEDSTQIALKKFARADFLLYQNKKAESLAQFQLILKEHKGEEIEPVTLLRIGKTYEKMGDFTKALENYNAIVTHHKECIYIDEALYYSAEIYNTNLSDVEKAKPLYEEIIFKHEDSIFFVDSRNKYRKLRGDTNL
- a CDS encoding DUF4286 family protein — its product is MILYNVTINIHESVHDQWMRWMQEKHIKDVLATGKFSSARMVKVLIEEEMGGTTYSIQYTTDSKETLQKYYDEDAPRLREEGHRLFGDKMLAFRTELELISEH
- the serS gene encoding serine--tRNA ligase: MLQISYIRENKEKVITALAKKHMDAKAIVTEVIQLDENRRSTQVALDNTLAEANKLSSAIGEMMKNGEKAKAEILKQKTSQLKESSKELSEKLDAFATELTQKMYLLPNLPADIVPEGKTPEENLNVFQEGDIPVLHEGAQPHWELVKKYDIIDFELGVKITGAGFPVYKGKGAKLQRALISYFLDKNTEAGYQEFQVPHLVNEASGYGTGQLPDKEGQMYHVGIDDLYLIPTAEVPVTNLFRDVILQESELPVLCTGYTPCFRREAGSYGAHVRGLNRLHQFDKVEIVRVEHPDNSYQALDGMVEHVKGILQELKLPYRILRLCGGDMSFASALTYDFEVFSTAQDRWLEISSVSNFETFQANRLKLRFKGKDGKTQLAHTLNGSSLALPRVLAGIIENYQTPEGIVIPEVLRPYTGFDIIN